The Mauremys reevesii isolate NIE-2019 linkage group 13, ASM1616193v1, whole genome shotgun sequence genome contains a region encoding:
- the LOC120380341 gene encoding olfactory receptor 10A4-like, translated as MEDLEKWTGNWRNQTSITEFILLGFGNLHEMQIPLFLLFLVIYIVTMAGNILIVALVVADQHLHTPMYFFLGNLSCLETCYSSTILPRMLAGLLTGDRTISFIECITQLYFFSSMASVECCLLSAMSYDRYLAICKPLYYAVLMNGSISFRLAAGSWVSGFVACTITTSWISQIIYCGPSEIDHFFCDYAPLVKLSCSDTRLMTLVIFLFTSILTLPPFLLTLASYVCIITTIHRIPSTAGRQKAFSTCSSHLIVVTIFYGTLIIVYLLPDTDTLRDLNKVFSLFYTVLTPLANPLIYSLRNREVKEALRKAANEAMNFITNSKLFCI; from the coding sequence ATGGAAGACCTGGAGAAATGGACTGGAAACTGGAGAAATCAAACATCAATCACAGAATTCATTCTACTGGGATTTGGGAATCTCCATGAAATGCAGATCCCTCTCTTCCTGCTGTTCCTGGTGATCTACATTGTGACCATGGCTGGGAACATCCTTATTGTTGCGCTAGTtgtggctgatcagcacctccacacccccatgtacttcttcctggggaatttgtcctgcttggagacctgctacagctccaccatcctgcccaggatgctggctggtctcctgactggggacaggACTATTTCATTTATTGAGTGCATCACACAACTGTATTTCTTTAGTTCTATGGCATCTGTGGAATGTTGCCTCTTATCAGCGATGTCTTACGATCGGTATTTAGCGATATGCAAACCTCTGTATTATGCAGTCCTTATGAATGGCAGTATCTCCTTCCGCCTGGCAGCTGGGTCGTGGGTAAGTGGGTTTGTGGCTTGCACCATCACGACATCTTGGATATCACAAATTATTTATTGTGGCCCcagtgaaattgaccatttcttttgtgattaCGCCCCATTAGTAAAACTGTCCTGCAGTGACACCCGCCTGATGACTCTTGTGATCTTCCTGTTCACCTCCATATTAACACTGCCTCCCTTTCTATTAACCCTGGCATCCTATGTGTGCATCATCACCACCATCCACAGAATCCCTTCCACTGCCgggaggcaaaaggccttttccacctgctcctctcacctcatagTGGTGACCATCTTCTATGGGACCCTGATCATTGTCTATCTGCTACCAGACACTGACACACTGAGAGACCTGAACAAAGTGTTCTCTCTCTTCTACACAGTCCTGACTCCCCTGGCCAATCcactcatctacagcctgagaaacagagaggtgaaggaggccctgaggaaaGCTGCTAATGAGGCTATGAATTTCATAACAAATAGCAAACTATTTTGTATATAG
- the LOC120380129 gene encoding olfactory receptor 5V1-like, whose protein sequence is MANETAPTEFIIMGFSILQQLQFLLFGVFLVTYLCTLVGNISIIIIVCTDAQLRTPMYFFLGNLSFLDLCYTTTNVPQMLVHLLVERKRISYAGCIVQLYFFLAFVGTECILLVVMAYDRYVAICNPLHYLVIMRKSLCFQLAGAAWASGFLNSAVHTFFTFRLPFCGANQINYFFCDIPPLLKLSCGDTSLNEIILLAVGVFIGWIPFLCIVLSYVYIISTILKIRSTEGRLKTFSTCGSHLTIVLLYYGSSIFTYVRPISSYSLDSDRLISVLYSIVTPMLNPMIYTLRNKDVKGALRKMLIRCHV, encoded by the exons atggcaaatgaaactgCCCCAACTGAGTTCATCATCATGGGGTTCTCCAtcctccagcagctgcagttcttgCTCTTTGGCGTCTTCTTGGTCACCTACCTGTGCACCCTGGTGGGGAACATCTCCATCATCATCATCGTCTGCACGGATGCCCAGCTCCgcacccccatgtactttttcctgggGAACCTCTCTTTCCTGGACCTCTGTTACACCACCACCAATGTCCCCCAGATGTTGGTGCACCTGCTGGTGGAAAGGAAGAGGATCAGCTATGCAGGATGCATTGTCCAGCTCTATTTTTTCCTGGCCTTTGTGGGCACGGAGTGTATCCTCCTGGTGGTGATGGCTTATGACCGCTATGTGGCAATATGCAACCCCTTGCACTACTTGGTCATCATGAGAAAATCCCTCTGCTTCCAGCTGGCTGGTGCCGCTTGGGCCAGTGGCTTCCTCAACTCTGCAGTGCACACGTTTTTCACCTTTCGGCTGCCCTTCTGCGGGGCCAACCAGATCAACTACTTCTTCTGCGACATCCCGCCCCTCCTCAAGCTCTCCTGTGGAGACACTTCCCTCAATGAGATTATCCTGCTTGCTGTCGGGGTCTTCATTGGGTGGATCCCATTCCTGTGCATCGTCCTGTCTTACGTTTacatcatctccaccatcctgaagATACGCTCCACAGAGGGGAGGCTCAAAACTTTCTCCACCTGCGGGTCCCACCTGACCATTGTCCTGCTGTATTATGGGAGCTCCATCTTCACTTATGTCAGGCCCATATCCAGCTACTCGCTGGACAGTGACAGACTGATCTCAGTGCTTTACAGCATAGTAACCCCCATGTTGAACCCAATGATCTACACTCTGAGGAACAAAGATGTGAAGGGGGCTCTGAGAAAA ATGCTCATCAGATGT CATGTGTAA